The Arthrobacter burdickii genomic interval CGTGAAGCTCTATGTCGCCAACGAGCAGAAGCGCTTCCTCGACGCGCTCGCCGGCGTCTCGGACCCGGAGACCAAGCGCAAGATCATCGGGCGCGAGTTCATCCGTGCGTTCGAGGAAGCCGAACGCGCCATCATGCGCGAGGCGGAAGCCGAGGGCGAGCCCATCCGCTTCCTGGTGCAGGGCACCCTCTACCCCGACGTCGTCGAATCGGGCGGAGGTGAAGGCGCCGCCAACATCAAGAGCCACCACAATGTGGGAGGCCTGCCCGAGGACCTGCAGTTCGAGCTCGTGGAACCGCTCCGGACGCTCTTCAAGGACGAGGTGCGTGCCGTCGGGGCCCAGCTCGGCCTGCCCGCGGAGATCGTGGGACGCCAGCCGTTCCCCGGCCCCGGGCTCGGCATCCGCATCGTCGGCGACGTGACCGAGGAGCGCCTCGAACTCCTGCGCAAGGCTGACGCGATCGCCCGCGCCGAGCTCACGGCGGCAGGGCTCGACAACGAGGTGTGGCAGATGCCGGTCGTCCTGCTCGCCGACGTGCGCAGCGTCGGTGTCCAGGGTGACGGACGCACGTACGGCCACCCGATCGTGCTGCGTCCGGTGTCGAGCGAGGATGCCATGACGGCCGACTGGTCGCGCCTGCCGTACGACCTCCTGGCCCGGATCTCCAACCGGATCACTAACGAGGTGGACGGCGTCAACCGCGTGGTGCTCGACGTGACGAGCAAGCCGCCGGGAACCATCGAATGGGAGTAGGCGGACTCCGGAGCGGGATCGAACCCACTCCGGTCCGCACGGGCCGCGTTGCTATCCGCGGGGTCCGATCGCTTTTCGGATAGCTTGGAAGACATGCCCATCTGGTCGAGATCAGCACGTGACAATGCAGGAAAGAAGGCGGTCGTGCCGGAGCAGGACCAGCGGGATGCGGGAAGGACGCCGGCGGATCAGCCGCACGCGGACCGCCAGGGCGCCCGGTCGGAGCAGCGTCCGGCACCGTCCGATGATGCCGCCCAGGACTTCCTCCTGCCGTGGCTCGAGGGCCTCGGACCGCAGGCGACGGGGGATACGCTGCTGCATTTCCGGCCCTCGGCCGGGACGAGCATCGACCTGACCCACGCGCACCCCTCGGGACTCGCGCAGCTCCTCGCCGGGCGCCGCACGCGCCTGTCGACGCTCCTGCGCGATCCCGTCCAGTACAGCGCCGCGAAAGCCGCTGCCCGTGCCCTGCGCGCGAAGATCTTCGAACTCGGCACCGAGCGCGGCATCGACGTCGGGTACCTCGCGGCTGGCACGGCGTCGTGGCGATCGGTGGACGACTCCGGACGCTCCGAGACCCTGAACGCACCGATCCTCCTCACGGCGGTCTCACTGACGGTGCACCCGTCGCAGGACGACTACGAGCTGCAAATCACTGAGCAGGCCCGGATGAATCCGGCGCTCGTGCGCCACCTGCGCCACCACCAGGGCCTCCAGGTGGACCCTCCCGCCATCGCCCGGCTGGCCTACGGCACCGCACGCTTCGATCCGCACCCGGTCCTGGAGCGCATGCGGGCGCTGAGCGCCGACGTCCGCGGGATGTCCGTCGAACACCGGATCCTGGTGTCGACCTTCGCCGACCTCGCCGGCGTCAAGGGAGATCCGGCCCTGCGCCCCGACCACCCGGTCCTCGCCGCCCTCATGGCCTCGGCCAGAGGCGACGCCGCAGCCGCCTCGGCCCTGTCGGGGAGCGCGGACGAACTGTCCTTCCCTCCCGCCGACGAGCGGGACCCGGCCGAGGAACTCCTGATCCTCGACGCGGACCGGGCGCAGCAGGATGTGCTCGACCTCGCCTCCGCCGGCGTCAGCGTCGCCGTCGCCACACCTCCGGGCACGGGGCAGACCCAGACCGCCCTGAACGTGGCCGCCAGGTCGGCGGCAGCCGGCAGCCGCGTCGTCGTCGCGGCGGAGCGCCGTGGCAGCCTCAACGAATTCGTGCAGGACCTCGACGGTCTGAACCTCGGGTCCCTCGTGCTCCAGGTCGGCAGCCAGACAGGTCCGGTTCAGCTGCGCGAGGCCGTCATCCGTGCCCTCGTCCGCAACGAGAAGGCTGCCGAGCCGCAGCTCGAAACGCTGCACGCCACGCTGACCGGACACCGCCACCAACTCATGGAGCACGTCCGGAGCCTCCACAACGTCCGCAGCCGCTGGGGGTGCTCGCCCTACCAGGCCATGCAGTCCCTCGCCGGACTCACCGCACTCGACCCCTCGCCGTCCACGACGGTGCGGCTCAAGCGCAGCGTGCTCGACTCCATCGCCGACCGCAGGGACCTGACCGAGCGGCTCCAGCGGGCCGCCGAGCTGGGCAGCTTCAGCAAGGCCTCGACCGAGAGCCCCTGGTACGGCGCGCAACTGCTCAACCGCAAGGAGACCGAGCACGCGCACGGCCTCGCGGAGCAGCTGTCCACCGAGATCCCCGAGCTCCGGGGCAAGGTGCAGCGCGTCGCCGAGCATTCGCACATCACGCTCGGCGGAACGTTCAAGGAGTGGGGCGAGCAGCTCGAGCTCCTCGTCGCGGTGCGGGAGAGCCTCGACAAGTTCACGTCGGACATCTTCGACCGTCCCGTCACCGACCTGATCTCCGCCACGGCGCCGTCGTCGTGGCGCAAGGAACGCGACATCGAGATGAGCTCGATGACGAGGTCGAGGCTGCGGCGCGTGGCCAAGGAGTACATCCGTCCGGGCGTGCACATCTCCGACCTGCACACCTCCCTGCTGGAGGTGCAGCAGCAGCGCACGCTGTGGACCCGCTACGCCCTCACCGAACGGCACCCGTCGGTTCCGACGGGCCTGGCGGAGATCCATGCGTCCTACCGCTCCGTCGAGGTCCTCCTCGCGGAGCTGACCACGATCCTGCGTCCCACCGCGGGCAGCCCTGACCTCGCCGCGCTCGACCTGGACGGCCTCGAAGCCCTCCTGCGTGACCTCGCGCTGGACAAGGACACCCTGGAGACGCTGCCGGAGCGCACTCTGCTGCTCGACGAGATGCGCGAGCAGGGGCTCGGCGAACTGCTCGCCGACCTCGCCGCGCGGGAGGTCCCCGCCGAGCGCGTGGGGCCCGAACTCGAACTCGCCTGGTGGCAGTCCGCCCTCGAGGCGATGATCAGCGGTGACGACTACCTCGCCATGTCGGACGGTGACAGCCTCCGTAGGCTGGAAGCCGAATACCGCCTCGCGGACAACGCCCATGTCGCTTCCGGGCCGGCCCGCATCCGGTGGACGCTCGCCGAGCGCTGGCGCGCCGCGGTGGAGGCCCACCCGGAGGACGCCGCACGCCTGCGGCAGGAACTCAAGGAAGGCACGCTCACCCTCGAGGTCTTCGCGGCCCTGCACCGGGACCTCGTGGCTGCGCTGCTGCCCGTCTGGGCGGTCAGCCCGCTCACTATCAGGGGCGCCGTGCCGGAGGGGTACACCTTCGACACCGCCGTCATCCTCGATGGGGAGTCGATGTCGCTGCAGAGTGCGGTGCCCTGCGTGGCGCGGGCCTCCCAGGTCCTGGTGTTCGGCGACGACCGCCTCGCCGGCCCCACCCGCTTCAGCATCGAGGTGCAGTCCGCCGACCGCGCGTCCACGCTCGAGCCCCTGCCCAGTGCCTTCGACTCCCTGCGCGAAGTCCTGCCCGTCCGCGGACTCACCGAGATCTACCGCGGTGTCGACCGGGCCCTGGACACCTATCTCAGCGAATCGTTCTACGGCGGGAAGCTCTCCCGGCTTCCGCAGGCCTCCGAGGTGACGGGGGAGGGACGCGGCCTGGTGGTCGAATACCTGCCGAACGGCACCGGGATGCCCAGCTCCGAGCACGACGGCGTGGAGAGCGTCGCCGTCGAGGTGAACCGGGTCGTCGAACTCGTCTTCGAGCACATCCGCCGCCGCCCGAACCTCTCACTGGCCGTCGTGACGGCCAGTGCCCGGCACGCGGCCCGGGTGGGGGAAGCCATCCGCATGCAGATGGCGGAATTCCCGTGGGCCGCCGGCTTCTTCACCCCGGGCAGGGAGGCTTTCCGCGTCGTCCCCGTCGAGCGCGCGGGCGGCCTCGTCCGCGACGACATCATCTTCTCGCTCGGGTACGGCCGGACTCCGCACGGACGGGCACTGCACACGTTCGGTCCGCTGTCGGGCCCGGACGGCCGTCGCAACTTCGTCATGGCGATGACGCGGGCCCGGCGCCTGCAGCATGTGCTGACGTGCTTCGAGCCGTCCGACCTGGATCCGGACCGGCTGACCACGGGCGCCCTGGACTTCTTCGAGCTGCTCCAGCGGGAACTCGGCAGTGACGCAGGGCGAAGCCCTGCCGCATCCGGCGGGAACGAGGATCCGCTGGTGGCGGACCTCGTGGACCGGCTGCGGCACCGCGGCGCCGAGGTGTGGGACCACTACGCCGGTGTCCTGGACATCGTCGCGGTACGGCCGGCGGACCTCCGCGCGGACGGGAGCGCCGCCGCAGTGCAGGACGAGCGCCCTGCTCCATTGGCCATCGAATCGGACGGCACCGGCCGCTACGGGTCGATGTCGGTGCGGGAGCGCAGCCGCCTGCGCCCCCAGGTCCTCGAGCGCATGGGCTGGCGGTACATGCCGCTCTGGACCATCGAGGTCTTCACGGATCCGGAGGGTTGCGCGGAGCGTGCGTCTGCCCTCATCGGGCTGCCGCCGCGCGAGACCCCGGACCAGCCACGGACACGAAAGGACCCCGCTGGCATGCGGAAGGACGAGCAGCACCCCGAGGCCGGGACGGCCGCCGGCGGGACCGACAGGGCCGGCGATTCGTCGCCCATCATCCCGAGGACCGCGGGCGAGGACGATCCCCGGTCCTGGGGAGACGCCGAGAGCAACCACGACGAGTGGCTCAAGGAGCAGCGTCCGCCGCACTGGGGCTGATCGTCTGTCGGTGTCCATGCATGTCCCTAGGCGCCCTTCAGGGTCCGGTGGTCAGGACGAGGTGGACGTCGCCCGAACTGGAGGACCCGGCGAGGGCCTCGGCGTCCGCCGCGCGCGCGGCGACGACCACCAGCCCGCCCGCGTCCCCGGCGCCGGGCCAGGTGCTGCCGGTACCGCCCGGGGACGTCCAGAGCACGGCGACGGAGCGGGCCAGGACGGTGGACTCCGCAGCGACGTCGTAGCCGTTGCCCGTGCTGAGGATCACGTCGACGAGCTGGCCCGGGGCGAGCAGCTGGACGGTGGCGGGATCGGCCGGCCGGAGAGGGACCGCGACGGTGCCGGGTGCGGTGCCGGTCAGCAGTCCGTCCCCTACGAGGGCGGTCGAAGCCAGGGGTGACCCCCGTGACAGGGGAGCGGCCAGCTGCTGGCCCAGCACCTGCTCGGGCAGGCTGAAGGTGTCCCTGGTGAGGGCCTCTTCGGGGAGCTGGACGATGGCGATGTCGGCCTCCGTCAGGACCGTCCCGACCGCGAGGTCGTGCGACGCGCTGACCACCGCCGTCGTCGGGTAGTCATCGCCTACCGCAGCCTCGACGGCGACCCCGGCCGCCGCGCTCAGGAGCAGGCAGGCGAGGAGCCGCTTGTGGCGATGAACAAGTCTGCGGAGCCGGTACCGGAACGGGGCCCTCAGCAGGCGGCTGGACGGCGTCATGGACCGACCCTAGGCGGCAGGACCCGCAGGCTGCTCCGGTGGCCGGGCTATGTGGACAACGGACCCATGGAACCTGCGTACGAGCTCAGCTTGCGCCGGGTGGTGCAGGACGGCGCGGGCGCCTCAGGACGACGCGACAGCCTTGCCCGACGGGGACGCCGCGGCGGGGGACGGGGAGGATGTCGTCGTGCTCGGAGCCTTGGTGCTCGAGGACGACCCGGCATCGGTGCTCGACTTCGTGTCGCGCGAGTCGGTGCGGTAGAAGCCCGAGCCCTTGAAGACGACTCCGACGCTGTTGAACTTCTTGCGGAGCGATCCGCCGCATTCGGGGCACAGGGTCAGGGAGTCGTCGGAAAACGACTGCTGGATGTCGAAGGCGTGGCCGCAGTCCTTGCAGGCATAGGCGTACATGGGCATGGAAATCCTCCTGGACGAACTTCACGGTCCCCGGATGGCTCTTTCGGACGACTGCTGTTGGCACTCTCCGGGGTCGAGTGCCAGTCTACACCGACGAGCCGGCCGTCCCGAAGCGGAGCAGTCCGTCCGGGGTGAAGACCCCGCCCAGCGGCTGGTCGTAGGGCTCGGACGGGATGGTGCCTGCCGGGAGGACCTCGGACCGGTACACCACGCCCATCCGTGGGACCGCTCCCGGTGCGCCGAGCGGATAGCGTGCCAGGAAGCGGTCGTAGTAGCCCCCGCCCTGGCCGACGCGGTGGCCCGATCCGTCCACGCCCAGCGCCGGTACGAGGATTACGGCCACATCGGGCACCTCGTCGAAGGAGAAACGCTTGCCTGTCGGTTCCAGGACGGGCGCGCGCACCGACCGCTGCAGGGGAACCCCGGGGAACCAGGAGGCCCAGGACAACTGGTACTCCGGCTCGCAGATGGGAACGACGACGCCGAAGCCGAGATCGTGCAGTTCCTGGAGCAGCGGCGCGGTATCCGGCTCCGGGTCGACGCCGAGGTAGACGGCGACGGTCGGCCCGTGCCGCGGGGTGCCGCTCGGGGCGGAGGGGAGACTGCGGAGGTGCTCCACCACGGCTCCGGCCAGTGCCCGTGACTGGTCCTGCCGGTCCGCAGGGTCCAGGGCTGCACGGGCAGTGCGGAGCGAGGCGCGCAAGTGGGCCTTCTCTGTATCACGAGTGGAAGGAGTCATGTCACCATTGTGGCAACGACCCGGGAATCCTGCGGCCGTTATGTAGTGTGGTCATCATGACTTTGCAATCACGTGTGACGAAGGCCGTTATCCCAGCGGCCGGCCTCGGGACCCGTTTCCTTCCCGCCACCAAGGCGATGCCGAAGGAAATGCTGCCCGTCGTCGACAAGCCGGCCATCCAGTACGTCGTCCAGGAGGCCGTCGATGCGGGCCTGTCCGACGTCCTGATGATCACGGGGCGGAACAAGCGCGCGCTCGAGGACCACTTCGACCGCGTCCCCTTCATCGAGCAGACCCTCGAAGCCAAGGGCGACCACGACAAGCTCGCCGCGGTACGCCGTCCGTCCGAGCTCGGGGACATCCACTACCTGCGCCAGGGCGATCCGAAGGGGCTGGGGCACGCCGTCCTCCGTGCCAAGCTGCACGTCGGCAACGAGCCGTTCGCCGTCCTGCTCGGTGACGACCTGATCGACGAGCGGGATGCCCTGCTCGAGACCATGATCGACGTCCAGGCCAAGACGGGCGGCTCCGTGATCGCCCTCATCGAGGTGGATCCCGAACAGATCAGTGCCTACGGCTGCGCCGACATCACCGAGATCGACGGCGAGAACCACGTCCGCGTCAACCAGCTCGTGGAGAAGCCCTCCGTCGCGGACGCGCCGTCGAACCTCGCCGTGATCGGGCGTTACGTGCTCCACCCCCGCGTGTTCGAGGTCCTCGAGACCACGAAGCCGGGCCGCGGTGACGAGATCCAGCTGACGGACGCGCTGCAGACCCTTGCCGCTGCCGATGGCGAGGGATCCGGCGTGTACGGCGTCGTCTTCCGCGGCCGCCGCTACGACACCGGTGACAAGCTGAGCTACCTGAAGGCCGTTGTGACGCTGGCGTCGGAGCGCGAGGACCTCGGTCCGGACCTCCGCGCCTGGATCAAGGACTTCAGCAAAGACATCTCGGTCTAGCACGCCATGTGGTCGGCGAGCAGCTGGCCCGTGACCCTGAGGACAGGCGCCTTGTCCCTGAGGCCGATCCGCCACAGGGACAAGGCGGCCTGGACCGCGTTGCGTCACCGCAACGCCCAGTGGCTCGCGCCCTGGGAGGCCTCCAACCCGGATCCAGAAGGGTTCCTGCCCACCTACCACCAGATGGTGCGCTCCCTGTCGGCACAGGCCCGGGCAGGATCGGCCTTGCCGTTCCTGATCACGGAGCAGGAGCCCGGCTCGCGGGAGGATCGGCTGGTGGGCCAACTGACGGTCTCCGGCATCACCTGGGGATCCGCCATGACGGCGACGCTCGGCTACTGGGTGGACTCCGATCGGGCCGGGCACGGAATCGCGCCCACCGCGGTAGCCCTTGCCACGGACTACTGCTTCGGGGATCTCGGGCTGCACCGGATGGAGATCAACATCCGCCCCGAGAACCGCGCGAGCCTCCGGGTGGTGGAGAAACTCTCCTTCCGCGACGAGGGGCTCCGACCGCGCTACCTCCACATCGCGGGACAGTGGGCCGACCACAGGAGCTTCGCCCTGACCGCCGAGGAGGTTCCGCGCGGCCTGCTGACGCCGTGGCTCGAGGGCCGGCAGGCGCGCTCCGACTGATCGCTCGAATGCCCCTCGGGGAATACGACGAGCCGACACACCGGAATCAATGCGGGAACAGGGGAGCAACTGCTCCTACGGTTCTAGGTGTGGTCTTCTCCCTGGATAGCTCGTTGGTGCTCGCCGCAATCGTCGGATTGTGGCTGGTGTGGGTAGCGCCGTTCGTCCTTCGAAAGACCGTGCCGGCAGCCGCCGGCAACAGACGCCGATCGCCGAAGACCAGGACGGGCAGTCCTGGAGGGAGCATGATGACAATGACCGCGCCGCAGGACGATGCCGCACAACCGGGGGAGACCCTGGATCCGCCCTCCGCGACGGCGTCCCCGTCGCCATCCGCTGCGCAGGCGGGTCCCGCGCCCAGGCCCTTCACGCCGCGGTGGGGACGCATCGCCGTAGCGCTGGTAGGACTTCTCGCGCTCTGCGCCGCCCTCGTGACGCTCGTCCTCGGAGCCGTAGGCGTCGTCTCCCTCCTCGTTCCCCTCGCCTGCGTTGGCGTCGCCGCGGTGGCCGTCGCGGTCCTGAGGCTGCTCGCCGTCCGTAGCCGGGAGGCGCGCGTCAATCGTGCCTTCGCCGATGCCATGGCACCCGTGCGGGCACCCGCCCCGGAACGCACCGACGTCGCTCCGGCGGTTCACTCTGCACCGAAACGCCCGACCACCCTGTTCAACGCCGAAGAGACCGCTGAAAGGCCACTCACCGCCATGGAACGGCGGACGGCGGCGCTCGCTGCGGCGGGCTCGTCCGTCGTGGATGTCCGCGACCAGGGCGTGCCGACCGAAACTACCGAAGTCCCCGAAGCGGCACAGCCGACCGGGGCGACGGCGTGGGCTCCGGTCGAGGTACCCCGCCCCACCTACGTCGATGCGGCGAAGGCCGAACGCCAGGCGCCGGCCCCCCTGGGCCTCCCCGAGGCGCCGAAGCCGTCGACCAGGACACCCATCAAGACATCCGAAGCAGCTGCCCGGGTCGCCGCAGCAGCCGACACTGCAGCGGAAAGCGCCGACTCCGCGGACGCGTCGGTGGGCTCCGATCCCGCCACCGGACGCATCAACCTGGACGACGTGTTGCAGCGCCGTCGCGCCTGACACCTCCGCAATGCCAGGGCCGGCCCCCGATGCCGTGCGCAGTCCCCGCGTAGGCGCAGCGTGAGGGCGAGGGAGGCACGCGTCATCCGGGAGCAGGAGACGATCGTGCTCCTCGAATCGGACGCGCCGTCGGAGCTCCTGCGCTCCGCGCTCGCCACCGCCGGATGGGAGCTGGTCTCCTGGCAGCCG includes:
- a CDS encoding DUF4011 domain-containing protein, translated to MPIWSRSARDNAGKKAVVPEQDQRDAGRTPADQPHADRQGARSEQRPAPSDDAAQDFLLPWLEGLGPQATGDTLLHFRPSAGTSIDLTHAHPSGLAQLLAGRRTRLSTLLRDPVQYSAAKAAARALRAKIFELGTERGIDVGYLAAGTASWRSVDDSGRSETLNAPILLTAVSLTVHPSQDDYELQITEQARMNPALVRHLRHHQGLQVDPPAIARLAYGTARFDPHPVLERMRALSADVRGMSVEHRILVSTFADLAGVKGDPALRPDHPVLAALMASARGDAAAASALSGSADELSFPPADERDPAEELLILDADRAQQDVLDLASAGVSVAVATPPGTGQTQTALNVAARSAAAGSRVVVAAERRGSLNEFVQDLDGLNLGSLVLQVGSQTGPVQLREAVIRALVRNEKAAEPQLETLHATLTGHRHQLMEHVRSLHNVRSRWGCSPYQAMQSLAGLTALDPSPSTTVRLKRSVLDSIADRRDLTERLQRAAELGSFSKASTESPWYGAQLLNRKETEHAHGLAEQLSTEIPELRGKVQRVAEHSHITLGGTFKEWGEQLELLVAVRESLDKFTSDIFDRPVTDLISATAPSSWRKERDIEMSSMTRSRLRRVAKEYIRPGVHISDLHTSLLEVQQQRTLWTRYALTERHPSVPTGLAEIHASYRSVEVLLAELTTILRPTAGSPDLAALDLDGLEALLRDLALDKDTLETLPERTLLLDEMREQGLGELLADLAAREVPAERVGPELELAWWQSALEAMISGDDYLAMSDGDSLRRLEAEYRLADNAHVASGPARIRWTLAERWRAAVEAHPEDAARLRQELKEGTLTLEVFAALHRDLVAALLPVWAVSPLTIRGAVPEGYTFDTAVILDGESMSLQSAVPCVARASQVLVFGDDRLAGPTRFSIEVQSADRASTLEPLPSAFDSLREVLPVRGLTEIYRGVDRALDTYLSESFYGGKLSRLPQASEVTGEGRGLVVEYLPNGTGMPSSEHDGVESVAVEVNRVVELVFEHIRRRPNLSLAVVTASARHAARVGEAIRMQMAEFPWAAGFFTPGREAFRVVPVERAGGLVRDDIIFSLGYGRTPHGRALHTFGPLSGPDGRRNFVMAMTRARRLQHVLTCFEPSDLDPDRLTTGALDFFELLQRELGSDAGRSPAASGGNEDPLVADLVDRLRHRGAEVWDHYAGVLDIVAVRPADLRADGSAAAVQDERPAPLAIESDGTGRYGSMSVRERSRLRPQVLERMGWRYMPLWTIEVFTDPEGCAERASALIGLPPRETPDQPRTRKDPAGMRKDEQHPEAGTAAGGTDRAGDSSPIIPRTAGEDDPRSWGDAESNHDEWLKEQRPPHWG
- a CDS encoding RcpC/CpaB family pilus assembly protein gives rise to the protein MTPSSRLLRAPFRYRLRRLVHRHKRLLACLLLSAAAGVAVEAAVGDDYPTTAVVSASHDLAVGTVLTEADIAIVQLPEEALTRDTFSLPEQVLGQQLAAPLSRGSPLASTALVGDGLLTGTAPGTVAVPLRPADPATVQLLAPGQLVDVILSTGNGYDVAAESTVLARSVAVLWTSPGGTGSTWPGAGDAGGLVVVAARAADAEALAGSSSSGDVHLVLTTGP
- a CDS encoding FmdB family zinc ribbon protein, which produces MPMYAYACKDCGHAFDIQQSFSDDSLTLCPECGGSLRKKFNSVGVVFKGSGFYRTDSRDTKSSTDAGSSSSTKAPSTTTSSPSPAAASPSGKAVASS
- a CDS encoding 5-formyltetrahydrofolate cyclo-ligase, encoding MTPSTRDTEKAHLRASLRTARAALDPADRQDQSRALAGAVVEHLRSLPSAPSGTPRHGPTVAVYLGVDPEPDTAPLLQELHDLGFGVVVPICEPEYQLSWASWFPGVPLQRSVRAPVLEPTGKRFSFDEVPDVAVILVPALGVDGSGHRVGQGGGYYDRFLARYPLGAPGAVPRMGVVYRSEVLPAGTIPSEPYDQPLGGVFTPDGLLRFGTAGSSV
- the galU gene encoding UTP--glucose-1-phosphate uridylyltransferase GalU: MTLQSRVTKAVIPAAGLGTRFLPATKAMPKEMLPVVDKPAIQYVVQEAVDAGLSDVLMITGRNKRALEDHFDRVPFIEQTLEAKGDHDKLAAVRRPSELGDIHYLRQGDPKGLGHAVLRAKLHVGNEPFAVLLGDDLIDERDALLETMIDVQAKTGGSVIALIEVDPEQISAYGCADITEIDGENHVRVNQLVEKPSVADAPSNLAVIGRYVLHPRVFEVLETTKPGRGDEIQLTDALQTLAAADGEGSGVYGVVFRGRRYDTGDKLSYLKAVVTLASEREDLGPDLRAWIKDFSKDISV
- a CDS encoding GNAT family N-acetyltransferase, translating into MWSASSWPVTLRTGALSLRPIRHRDKAAWTALRHRNAQWLAPWEASNPDPEGFLPTYHQMVRSLSAQARAGSALPFLITEQEPGSREDRLVGQLTVSGITWGSAMTATLGYWVDSDRAGHGIAPTAVALATDYCFGDLGLHRMEINIRPENRASLRVVEKLSFRDEGLRPRYLHIAGQWADHRSFALTAEEVPRGLLTPWLEGRQARSD